Proteins co-encoded in one Brassica oleracea var. oleracea cultivar TO1000 chromosome C4, BOL, whole genome shotgun sequence genomic window:
- the LOC106341158 gene encoding xyloglucan galactosyltransferase KATAMARI1 homolog has translation MMKPVPRLRLFISVTFVLCLFVVFQIHKSDLFGKNLQITHQVNNFFISIASSSHHQTQNLTKYSNESDGNRAKQPESQATDTCAGRYIYMHDLPSIYNDDIIKDCRPLIKWFDMCPFMVNSGLGPQVLEHANKTAQVLTTETGSWYSTNQFLLSVIFRERMKHYECLTNDSSLASAIYIPYYPGFDVSRHLWGYNTTVRDALATKLSRWLRERPEWRKMHGRDHFFVAGRIGWDFRRCPEDSEWGSNLMCLPEFSNTTMLSIETTAWTNEFAVPYPTYFHPKSLTEVRMWQKKVKSVKRRHLFCFVGAPRPTLDGSIRGEIINQCLASHGKCKFLNCNEPGNDCDNPVKIMDVFQRSVFCLQPPGDSYTRRSIFDSILAGCIPVFFHPGSGYKQYMWYFPKDYTRFSVYIPENEMKNGTVSLRDLLGRIDKESVLRMRNEVVKIIPRIVYSKPGLVGPEKIDDAFDIAVDRVIERVAMVKRMMGEGKDLQSEYSQTRDLKKLE, from the coding sequence ATGATGAAACCAGTTCCAAGGCTTCGGCTGTTCATCTCAGTTACTTTTGTGTTATGTCTGTTCGTTGTGTTTCAAATCCATAAATCAGATTTGTTCGGAAAAAATCTCCAAATCACTCATCAAGTTAACAACTTCTTCATATCCATCGCTTCTTCTTCACACCATCAAACCCAAAACCTCACCAAATATTCCAACGAGAGTGATGGAAACAGAGCAAAACAGCCCGAGTCACAAGCAACAGATACTTGTGCCGGAAGGTACATATATATGCACGATCTTCCAAGCATATACAACGACGACATCATCAAAGACTGTCGACCACTCATCAAATGGTTTGATATGTGTCCCTTCATGGTCAACTCCGGTCTCGGTCCCCAGGTTTTAGAGCACGCTAACAAGACAGCTCAAGTCTTAACCACCGAAACCGGTTCTTGGTACTCAACAAACCAGTTTTTGCTATCGGTTATCTTCCGTGAGAGGATGAAACACTACGAGTGTTTGACGAACGATTCATCTCTAGCCTCAGCGATCTACATCCCATACTACCCGGGATTCGACGTGAGCCGTCACCTCTGGGGATACAATACAACAGTTAGAGACGCACTGGCGACAAAGCTGTCTCGGTGGCTTAGAGAGAGACCCGAGTGGAGGAAAATGCACGGTCGAGACCACTTTTTTGTAGCCGGACGGATCGGTTGGGACTTCAGGAGATGTCCGGAAGATTCAGAGTGGGGAAGCAACCTGATGTGCCTGCCAGAATTTTCTAACACGACGATGCTATCTATCGAAACCACTGCTTGGACCAACGAGTTTGCGGTTCCTTATCCGACTTACTTCCATCCAAAGAGCTTAACCGAGGTTCGGATGTGGCAGAAGAAAGTCAAGAGTGTGAAGAGGAGACACTTGTTTTGTTTCGTTGGAGCACCAAGGCCGACCCTAGATGGATCCATCAGGGGAGAGATTATAAACCAGTGCCTTGCATCTCACGGTAAATGCAAGTTTCTTAACTGTAATGAACCAGGTAACGATTGTGATAATCCGGTTAAGATAATGGATGTGTTTCAACGTTCGGTTTTCTGTTTACAACCTCCTGGGGATTCATATACTCGAAGATCGATATTTGATTCGATTTTGGCCGGTTGTATACCGGTTTTCTTCCATCCCGGTTCGGGTTATAAGCAGTATATGTGGTATTTTCCTAAGGATTATACCAGGTTTTCGGTTTACATACCGGAGAATGAAATGAAGAATGGAACGGTGAGTCTCAGGGATTTGTTGGGTAGGATTGATAAGGAGAGTGTTTTGAGGATGAGGAACGAGGTTGTGAAGATTATACCGAGGATAGTATACAGTAAACCGGGATTGGTTGGACCAGAGAAGATTGATGATGCCTTTGACATTGCAGTTGATAGGGTTATTGAGAGGGTAGCAATGGTTAAGAGGATGATGGGAGAAGGAAAAGATCTTCAGAGTGAGTATTCGCAAACAAGGGATTTGAAGAAACTTGAGTGA